ATATATCTAATAGTAAGGGTCGAATCAGGGGGATTTATAGACCGGAAAAACACCTATGGGAATACTGAGCTTCATTGCTACGCTCTTTTGGGGAATACTGGCGGGGATTATCATTGCTGTGCTCGTCATGTATTTGATAAATGAACTGATGGGTACTCCCAAATGGTTGACAGGATTACTAGGCATTTTTCTTTTCTTTTTTCTCTCTTTCCAGTTTACGGCGATTGTTGGTGCTGCTAAGGTAAAAGGGGCAATGGCGGATATTACTGTATTGGGCAATACTGTTAGTGAAAAGACGGACTGGAGTGCTATTGAAACCAATTATCCTGTTTTAAAACCTTATCTCGATAAAGTAGGTATGAAATTGGGTGAAGTGACGGACAAGAAAACTTCGGCACTTTCACTCGTTAACAAAATAATCAATGGATTTATGTGGCGACGTGCAGCTTGGGCGTTAGGCGGGGTAGTTGTGTGCTTCGTGCTGGCTGCTGTGCCGGGGATGACAGGAAATGGACGTGGGCGGCAACAAGGACGACGCGGTGCCTCTGCCCATTATCGAGCCTCTGCACCTGTGAATCGTTCGCATCGTCCACGGCGGAGATAAAGAGAATAAAACAATTATAAATACTAAATGATATTATGGAAACATTAGACCCGAAAAGTCCTAACCACATCTTGGTGGGGTTAGGCGGTACAGGTGGCAAGGTGCTGAAAGCCATTCGCAAACGTCTTTATCAGGAGTTCCCCAATGATGAAGAACGTGATAATTTGTCTATTGGTTTTGTGTATGTAGACTCTACACGTGAGATGATGACACCGGGCGACCCCTCGTTCCGTGTGATGGGGAAAGATGCTTCGTTTACAGAAAGCGAATTTGTCGATATTAAGTCTGTAGATTTGAAGCAGATACTCGATAATGTATCCAACTATCCCGGATTGAAAGGTATCGTGAAGAATGGTGCTTCCATGAAAAATACCTTGGGTGAAGTAGGGCAGGCTGCCGGACAGAAACGCCGTGCAGGGCGTATTCTTTTTGCTGCTAATTGCAATAAGTATCTTTCGGCTTTGAAGGGACAATACAATAAAGTAAAGTCTATTACCAACAAAGACGAGGTTAATATTCATATTTTTACCGGTTTGGCCGGTGGCACAGGGTCAGGAGCTATCATTGACGTGATTGCCCAGACACGTGCACAAGAGACTTACAAACATGCCAATATCATGGTCTATGCCATGGTGCCCGAATTGGATATCCCTTCAGGATGTCAGGCAGGACGTTATCATCAGAATGGGTATGCGGCATTGAAAGAGTTAAGTGCGCTTAATATCGGACGCTTCCTGCCGTCAGACGTTATTCGGGGCGATGAACATATAGAACTGGATCTTACTCCTAACAAACAGTTCGGATTGATGCTTTATTCTAATGTAAATGAGAATGGGGTGGTAGTCAACTCCTTTACGGAATTGCCTCAACTGTTGGCGGATACGGTTTACTTCCGTCTCTTTCTGGAAGAAAAACATGGTACGACCGATGACCTTCTGCGCTCCTTCAGTTTGGAAAATATCAATGATTTTTGTGTAGAATACAGTGAGAAGTCGAAAGGCACAGATAAGGAACGTGCCCGCACAAAGGCTATCAATACTTTCGGAATCAAACGTATTATCTATCCGGAGAAACGTATCCTGGAACATATTACTTATACCATAGGTGAGAGAATACTATGGCAGATGCAATACAATAACTTCAAGGATGATTTCGGTTTCGTACAGGAATCGCTTCGTAAAGATTACCGTGAGTTATATATCAATGATAAGAATCTGCGCGACTGGATGTTGGATGATAGCCATCTGATGCTGGAAGAAAAGATTTTCGATACGGACAAATATTGCAGTAAGATAGAGAATTTCTGGAGTGACATAACAAACAGTTATTCTTATGACGATGCAAAGGCAGTAGATCCGGAACCATTGAGATTCCTCGAAAGCATCTGTTCGGATACTTACAAGACTGCTTTCCGTAACAAACAGGGGGTAGAAGCCTACTATCTGGATAAGGGTAATGACTTGTTACTGAAAGAACAGGCGCAATATATTATCGAGCGTATAGAAAAGAACTTGTATACTAAATGGTATGAGGGTTCCCTTTCATTGGAAGACCTGCTGAATATCTGTGACGCAGTGCTGACATACATCAAGAACCGTAAGGAAAAGATAGAAAATGACATTGCCGGTGTAGATGATAAAATAAAGGTAAACGAGGACGATGCTGATGCCAACAACTATGACTACAATCACTTGTCATTGTTGCAACGTGCTACCGGACGTTCACCTCGTCTGTACTCTGACCATCAAATGATCATGAAGGATCTTTATACACTGCGTACCCAACGTGTGGCTTACGAATTTGAAGGTAAATTATTAGGTAAATTACGTGCGGCATTCGAACAGTTCAGTGCAGAAGTCAGCCAATTTATCGGTGTGTTGCTGCTATCAATGGATGCTGCTGAAAAGCGTATTGCCGACCGTAACAAGAACACTAAAGGTATTGCGGATTTGTCAAGTGCTATCGTAGAAGTCAGCGAAGATGATAAAATGCTTAAACTTGAGCAGACATTGATTCTGGATAAGAACCAACAGGAAACTTGGGCGGGAAATATCCGTAAAGCCATTGCAGGAAATCGTTCCTATGCTCACTTCAATGAATTGGCGGCTACTACTTCCGAAGATACGATATTTGATGTATTTGATGCCGAACTCAGTCCGAAGGTACGTGAAAAACACGACCAGGATTACCAAAATGATAAGATTTTGGGCTTGAACGTTCTTCAGCAATTACAGAAGGTGTTATTGACTGATACTGATATTCGTAATTTCGCTTCTTCCGTTATTAATCAGAGCGGTACATTCCTGAAACTGGATGACGGGCAGCTTTCGAAAGCATTGAACAACAATGAGAATCCGGTATCTCATCCCGAATCAATCAATCGCAAGACGATTTTGATTTCTATGCCTACCGATGAAGGAAACGACTCTCTCAAAGCGTTTTCCAATAAGCTGAAAGCTGCTTTGCAAGGTGCTTTTGGAAATGCTACGCCGGGAAGTACCATTAACTTCAATACTTCGGATGAGCGCATGAATGAAATCACTGTGATTTCTATCCGCTACTGTTTCCCGATGCGTGCCATTGCCTGGTTGCCGTCTTATGACCGTGCATACAATGACATGGTAAACAACAAGAACGAACTGGCTGCTAAAGAAGCACGTATCCTGCTTCATTGCGAGGGAGACGGTACAGAATTGCCGGAATTGATGGGCGAAAAGAAGATTGCGCCGAAAGACTTCATCCCTTATTTCTTCGTAGCTGCTGCTAATGACATTCTTGCAGTACGCGAGAACGAGCGGGAAGAAAAAGGCTGGTGTACTGTAACTGCTGATGAATGGGGTGCCGAAATGGTTACACTTATTTCACCTCAATTCACCGAGATACTGACAAGTGAAGAACTGACGGAAGAAGTCTTGGATACTATCAAGGAGAAGGTGGACGACATTCTGAAGAACCCTGACCTGAAGATGAGTGACCGTGCCGCTATGGTAGAAGGTGTGAAAGTCGTGATGCGTGATTACGTAAGTAAAGAATGCTCCAGCCCTACATCACCCAAATATCAGCAATATAGCGCTGAAGCAAAGAAAGCATTGGAATTAATCAATAAGAAATAAAATAATTATGGCAAGACCCAGTGACCGTGACAGATACAAATATGGTATCTGCACGAATCGTGACAAAGGCGGCGAAGGAGCCCCTTGTCCTAAATGTGAAAGTAAAGAAGTACAGAAAGTAAGGGGTGGACAAGATTTCGTGTGCGACGAATGTAAAGAACCATTGCGTATGGTTCCGCCACCACCAACTGGCCCGAATATGAAGTTGATTGGCGGTATTATTGCTGCTGTGGTGGTACTTGGTGGCGCGGGTATCGGAATCGCCCTTAGTGGTGGTGACAAAACCGAAGAACAACTGGTTGACGACACGACAGGTGGCATTGAACAAGTAGATGGAGCAACCGATGGTGACGGCATGGAAGTAGAAGAAGTAAACGTGACCGACATGACGTTTATGGAAACTGCACAGGATATGAAACTGAAGAAGAGCGAAACCAAACAGTTGAATATAGACTGTAACCCCGGCAATGCGAATGAAACCGTTACTTGGAAATCGGGAAACGAAGCAGTGGCGACAGTATCTCCAAATGGTCTCGTGACAGCCGTTGCAGCAGGTAAAGCTACTATCACAGCCGTGGCAGACCGTTCGCAGACGAAAACCGAGATAGAAGTTACAGTATCCGATGGCGGCAGCACCAGCACCGTAACAGACGGCGGCGCAACCGGCGGTATCGTAACGAAAGACCTGGGTTATGCAGTCTACAAAGGCCGTATGAAAAATGGCTTGATGAACGACGAAAGCGGTGTGCTGACATTTAAAACAACCCATATCATAGAGCCGCGCGACGTGAAGAAGCGTGAAGCTAAAGCAGGTGAAAAGGTGGTTGGTATCTTCGAAGACGGTCATCTCACTACCGGTACGTGGTATAAGAGTGATGGAAACAAAGAAGTAATCATCCCGTAATGAGGAATCCGGCTACTCAAATAGTCTATGCAGTTCTTTTGCTGTTCCCACTCACCATGTGGGGACAGCAAACTGGAAAATGGGGAAACGGGAAACTCCGCCAAACGGTAGTTTCCATTTCTTCCGATGTTCCTTTTGCCACGGCAGCTTACGATTTCACCGAACGCTATCTGACGGAATTGCAAGGAATGTCCGTTGCTGAGCGCAAATCCAAGATGGAGCGCGACAATGTGCAGATTCGGCAAGGCGGATTCGACCTGCTGAACCTCATCAGCGAACAGACCGCCATGAACTTCTCCGAAAAAGAAAACCGTTATATCGTGTCGTTGGCGAATGAATCCTTCCTTCTGATTGAGCTCTCTTTTCCTGCGTCATGCCAACTGCTGACCGGAAAGAACTTGAAAGAACTGGAAGACGGATTTGTGAAGGGACTGGCTTCTTACAGCTATAAACCTTCCATTTCTCAACCCGACCGGAAGGAACTTAAAAAGCTGGCAGGAGACTATTATGTAAGAGTAGGCGATACCTATTATATAGAGGAAATCAACGGAAACCTTTACTTTGAAGAAAAGAACCGCGCGCTGCGTCCGGTATTCAGCATGAATCACCCGGCTGAGAGCGTATTCAATCTTTTCCTGAGTGAAGATACTTCCTGCAACGCCCCTGTAAACCTGACCGTGCGACAGTACGGACTGAAAAGAGAACAGATGGAACTGCCCGTCCATTCATTGATAGCTTATATGAGAAATCAGGGATGCGCTCTTTATGTCGGTATCGAGGCTTTGGAAACCAACGTGGTGAAGGCTTACGTATTTGCGGTAAATACTGTGTTGAAGTATAATCATGTGATGAGTGTGGAAGTACCCTATTCCCTTCTTAGTGAAGGAAAAGGAAAGATAGAGGGCGATATCACCCTGTTTGTCCCTACGCATAACATATCATCACTATTTGAAGAACTTAATTGGGTAAACACTACCCCAAAAAGGCAAATTAAAGTAAAATGAGAAAGATAATTACTTTGTTATTGTTTTGCGGAGCATATTGCGGCCTGATGGCACAGAGTGAAGCCGAAACAAAAGCGCAAATCAACAAGATAAAGCGCTCGCAGTCGTACCTCTCTGCTGAGGCCACCATGCCTACCGAAGCCGAGGCCATCCAGCAGGCTAAAGAATTGCTGGTGAGTGAAATCAACGACTGGGTAGCCGGCAAGCGAAAAGGTGGCGAAGTAAAACAAGTCGTTTTACAAGATATCAATACATGTACCCAGCGGATGGATATGAAGCGCGGGGTGAGAACACGTGCATTCGTATACGTGAAGAAGAATGAGATTGTCCTCATCTACGGTGAAGGTCAAATCATGCTGAGTGAAGAAGAAAAAGGAGCCGATTTACAACCCTTGTCTGAAATATCGGAACCGATAAAAATAGAACCTGTGAAGAAATCCTCTAAAGACGAAAAGATGGTTTCGACTGTAGAGAAAATCAATCCCGAACAGGAAAGCTTGAATCAAATACTGGCAGCACAAAACATGACGGATATGAAACAGGTTTTCGCGTCGCTCAAAGAGCAGGACAGAATCTCGTATGGCGTATACGCTCCGGACACTGTGGCCGAGCAATGCTATCTGTTATTCTATACCCGCACGGGTGAAGTGAAAGGAGTGGTGAAGAAAGACGGCAAAGAACTGAACAATGTTCAGACGAAAGAAGCTACGGACATGGTGGCTTTCAGCGGTTGCGGAGCCTACTGGTTCATTCTAAAGTAACAAACATAAGTAGAAAGAGAAGAAGATGAAAAGTATAATTTTGAGTTGGGCACTGGTAGCGGTTTGTACACTGACGACACTATCCGTGCAAGCCCAGGATGCTGTGAGCCTGGAAATTGTCGACGGTTTGTATAATGACGGTTTGAAAGCCAAGATGGAAAGAAACACCGGTGCACTGTTGACAGAAATAAACAAGGCATTCAAAGAAAACAGAGCGTTGAACCTGGCGCCGTTGGGACTGACCGATTCGGCTGAACGGGGACTTAGTGCTTTGTGGGAGAATACACACTTTTACTGCGATGATTCCGAAGTGGTGCAGTCATGTATCCGCAACGGAAACGGCTATCAGATTCGTCAGATACCTCTGATGATAAAACCGATAGGCGATACACTGGACGATGAATATCAGGAAGCAGTGATTAATTACGACGCTAACGGAAGTATCACTCGCTTCAACTTTACCCTCAGCACCACAGTCTATCAGAATGTGATGAAGAAAGGGAAGACAGTGACTGAGATTGCCCGCCGCCAGGAAATTCTTTCCTATGTAGAGCAGTTCCGTACGGCTTATAATGAAAAGGATACCACATTTTTAAAAAACATCTTCAGCGAAGATGCATTGATTATTACAGGTACCGTAACCAAAGTCAAGAAAACTGATGGCGCAGGAATTACCTATAATAAAGTGACCTACAAGAAACAGGGCAAGCAGGAATACATCAACAACCTGAAAAGAAGCTTTGCCGCAAACAAGTGGATTAACGTCCGCTTCGACGAAGTGAAAGTGGTAAAACACCCTAATCCGAAGATGGAAGGTTTCTATGGAGTAACCGTACATCAACTTTATGCCAACAGTAGCGGATATAATGATGACGGTTATCTGTTCATGTTGTGGGATTTCCGCGACAAGAATCAGGTGCAGATTCATGTACGTACCTGGCAGCCTCGTTGGATGAATACAGCAAAAACAGAAGAAATCGCCCAGGAAGAAATCTTCACTCCCGGCGATTTTGTAATTGACTTATAAACTTAATCAGACAAATGAAACAATTATATCGTTTTTTATTATTGCTGGGCTTTGCACTGGTGATAGGTGTGAAGGCAAATGCACAAAGAGTATCTTTTGTTGAGCCTAAAGAAGACGCATCTCTCACCGTCAGCCCCAATCGGGTAAAAATAGTCGTTCATTCCAACAGCGACAAGATGGAAATGTCGCACAACATGGGTGAAGAAAGAGGAGTAAGAACGGGCAATGACGACGGAACTTACTCTTATACCATCGACTATAATTTCCCCGAAGATTATGATGAAGATTTTATGAAATCCACCTTTCTCGTCAGACTCCCTGGCGGGCAGAAGGAGTTTATGCTCATTTTGCGGAAAGGCAAAGGATTCTCCGGAACTTTCAACGAAAACTTCACCATTACAGCCGAAAAGAACAACGACGGACTTTTTCCAGAATCCAAGGCAGCAAAGGTTACCTTCCTGTCGGATATGAAGAAGCTCAATATCGAGTGTAACGGCAAACCCTGTTTTGTAGAAGGAAAAGCCGTTCCCGCGGACGGATGCAACATGACTGCCGCAGTGAGTAATGAAAGCGGTGTGATGAACGCATATAGCATCGTATTTTCACTGGACGAAGAAAAGAAGACACCAACCTTTATCAAACATCCGGTTTTCAAAATCAAGTCAAGCTTCTCCAATGAGATTGGAGTCGACCTTGGCGGAGACTTGCAATATAAAAAGTCATACAGCTATACGGTTGTCAGCAATATAAAGGTTGTTGAAAAAGAAGCATCCTTCGAAGAAGTGCTCGCCAGGGCGCAGGCCAAGGAGAAAGAATCCGACTTCTTTGCAGCCGCCAATGCCTATCAGGATGCGCGCAGCCATATAGACTGTCCGGCAGACCGGAGAAGTGAACTCGAATCCCAACTGGGCAGAATGAATTCCGCCCGCAGATTCCTGCACTATGCCGAGAAATTTGAAAGACAAGGCGCAAGAGTGGAACGCAAGGAAGGTTTTACGGCCGACAGCGTGTTCATCTACTACCGTGGCGCTATCCGCAGCTATAAGAAAGTCCTTGAATACGCTCCCGGCGCAACTGTATATGCACAACGTGAAGAAGCACTGGAAAGTAAACTGAAAGACCACCCGATGAACAATAAAGTAACAACTGTTACTGTGAAATATCAGGAAATCACCGGAACCCATCCGAATGGTGGGGGAATACCTATCTATGCTTCTTATACATCTGAAAAGCCAAAGGCAAGCAGTGACGATAAACCTCTCGGAACTACGCGTGGCGATGGCTCATTCCGTCTGGTATTCAAGACTACGCCGCCACCTTATCTCTATTTCTATGGAGACAAAAAGTCTTACGCAATAGACAGCACGACAACTGAAATCAATTTCTAATCAAATCTACTATAATTAAACATTTTAAACTTTGTTGCAATGAAAAACAAACATCTGTTATTAGCTTTCGCAGCTATTCTTGGATTGGCTTTTGTGTTTCCTAATTCATTAAGTGCTCAGAAAAAAGAGAAGAAGAAAAAGGAAAAGAAAGAATTTGTGTGGGAACTGCCGGATCCCTCGGGTGATGAGAACATAGACAACTATCTTCTCTCTTGCGATACCTTGTATAACAAGATTACGACCTACAAGGACAGTTTGTCACATTACAAGTATCAGGAAGCCGCTTTTACCGTAAACGGCAAGAATTATCTCTTCAAATGTATGATTGACTCTGTCAACAATCAGTTCCTGAGTTACGGTATGGGACGCTGGCAAGTGGCACAAGGTATTATGGCAGGAGCAAATATTGTTCTCGACGCTACTACCCTTAGTCTGAAAACAGCTACGGCTGCTCTGTCTCTCCCTAATTTGGGACTGAAAGCAATCAAATACTTCAAACCCGTGAAAGATTTAGGCCCTCACGTGATTGGTATGGGTCTGAAAGAAATTCCTGCTATCAAGAAAGAATGTCAGAACACTATGCGTAAGTATGGCAACGCAAAGAAAGCAGCCATCCTTCCCGAAAATTTGGACGTTGCTGTCCGCGAACATCTGATTGCCGAACTTGGCATCGACAATAGCACCTTTGATAAATGGTATGGCAAATATATCTTCGTCAACGAAGATATACAAGAAGCCGCCGAAGGCACAGAAAACCAAGTTGTAGAAAAGACGGACGAAGAAAAAGACGCCGGCAACAAACTGACCGATTATAAGAACTTCGGAGTTGCCGACCTGCCGGAAGGACAAGCCGAACCGTCAGAAGAGGAAGAAATGAACTTATTGAGCTAATCCGAACCGGAGAATTGTTCTTATGACCCAGTCATAAAGAACAACGAAAACAATACGAATGGCGCAGTAATATGGATGAAATAAGAAATCCATATAACGTGCGTCATTCTTTTTATTTGTTACCTTTACTGAAAACTGCTGTAAATGTGACCCGATTGTCGGATGATTTATTTATATTTGCCTTGATTAATACTGAATATTATGGAACAACAGGCTAATTATATCCGTCGTATCGAAATCCACGGACTATGGGAACGCTTTAATATAGGATGGGATTTGCGTCCCGATGTGAACATC
The DNA window shown above is from Bacteroides faecium and carries:
- a CDS encoding tubulin-like doman-containing protein codes for the protein METLDPKSPNHILVGLGGTGGKVLKAIRKRLYQEFPNDEERDNLSIGFVYVDSTREMMTPGDPSFRVMGKDASFTESEFVDIKSVDLKQILDNVSNYPGLKGIVKNGASMKNTLGEVGQAAGQKRRAGRILFAANCNKYLSALKGQYNKVKSITNKDEVNIHIFTGLAGGTGSGAIIDVIAQTRAQETYKHANIMVYAMVPELDIPSGCQAGRYHQNGYAALKELSALNIGRFLPSDVIRGDEHIELDLTPNKQFGLMLYSNVNENGVVVNSFTELPQLLADTVYFRLFLEEKHGTTDDLLRSFSLENINDFCVEYSEKSKGTDKERARTKAINTFGIKRIIYPEKRILEHITYTIGERILWQMQYNNFKDDFGFVQESLRKDYRELYINDKNLRDWMLDDSHLMLEEKIFDTDKYCSKIENFWSDITNSYSYDDAKAVDPEPLRFLESICSDTYKTAFRNKQGVEAYYLDKGNDLLLKEQAQYIIERIEKNLYTKWYEGSLSLEDLLNICDAVLTYIKNRKEKIENDIAGVDDKIKVNEDDADANNYDYNHLSLLQRATGRSPRLYSDHQMIMKDLYTLRTQRVAYEFEGKLLGKLRAAFEQFSAEVSQFIGVLLLSMDAAEKRIADRNKNTKGIADLSSAIVEVSEDDKMLKLEQTLILDKNQQETWAGNIRKAIAGNRSYAHFNELAATTSEDTIFDVFDAELSPKVREKHDQDYQNDKILGLNVLQQLQKVLLTDTDIRNFASSVINQSGTFLKLDDGQLSKALNNNENPVSHPESINRKTILISMPTDEGNDSLKAFSNKLKAALQGAFGNATPGSTINFNTSDERMNEITVISIRYCFPMRAIAWLPSYDRAYNDMVNNKNELAAKEARILLHCEGDGTELPELMGEKKIAPKDFIPYFFVAAANDILAVRENEREEKGWCTVTADEWGAEMVTLISPQFTEILTSEELTEEVLDTIKEKVDDILKNPDLKMSDRAAMVEGVKVVMRDYVSKECSSPTSPKYQQYSAEAKKALELINKK
- a CDS encoding Ig-like domain-containing protein, translated to MARPSDRDRYKYGICTNRDKGGEGAPCPKCESKEVQKVRGGQDFVCDECKEPLRMVPPPPTGPNMKLIGGIIAAVVVLGGAGIGIALSGGDKTEEQLVDDTTGGIEQVDGATDGDGMEVEEVNVTDMTFMETAQDMKLKKSETKQLNIDCNPGNANETVTWKSGNEAVATVSPNGLVTAVAAGKATITAVADRSQTKTEIEVTVSDGGSTSTVTDGGATGGIVTKDLGYAVYKGRMKNGLMNDESGVLTFKTTHIIEPRDVKKREAKAGEKVVGIFEDGHLTTGTWYKSDGNKEVIIP